The genomic stretch TTAGCCGACATTCCAGCAATCGGTGGAAAAGTCGTAACCCATAACCACTGTTTCATGTCGACAGGCTACAGGAACAGACAAAACATGCGTAGGAAGGGTGTATTTACGTAAGACCAGTCGAACGCTTCACACCTGCCAAAAAGGCGGAGACTAGGTGACCATTAATATCTGTTGACCATAGATAACAATGAACAGAGAAGAGCCTACAGAGGACAGCGTCAAAAGCGTAGTGGGTGAGTCGGCCGAACTAAGACGGTCGTCGATCAGCAGGTATTTCCAGGGAAAAAACAGTCAATACTCCGGTAGCTAGTCAAATGCTAGCAGAGAGCTATCGGGGAGCAAGAAATGTACCATGGTGACCATATCAAGACTTGATGATGAAACTGGACTTGTCCACACCGGGTATAGAGGACCAAGTAAAGCTCGTGGTATGTACGATCTGTGTGACTCCAAGATTAGGAGCTGAAAAGGTAAGGTTGACTGATAATATgtaggaagaaagaagagatactCCCCGCGAGGACAGCCTCGGGGAGGTGAGCTGGCTCACGTGCCTTTTCACATGACGTGGGCGAGTGATGATAGGTCAAATGGGAGCCAGGAGGCTGGGGATGTGGCTGGGGGTGTGGCTGGCTGTATCTGGAGCTTGCGCTTGCACACAAGTAGCTAGAGGATAGTTATGCGGACAAGGGATTAGTCATGCTGCAGTAtataacgtaatccacgggcgagcggccatcccgggcgagcggccacgtcaaccaatttcaaccacgcttgaagaatctatatatttcaaccaccaactatgccaccaaaagcagccagaaagctaaaagattctattgaacaagaaggtagaattctactagcaatttcagctattaaaaaacaagaaattcgcactatagctgaagcagcacgtatctataatattccacgtactacccttcggagacgcctgaatggccatacttttcgagccgaaacgcgcgccaatggccataaattaactcaaaatgaggagaattcgctggtacactggattctatcgctagatcagcgtggagcacctcctcgacctgctcatgtacgagaaatggccaatatcttacttttaaagcgtggttttagtgatactcctactactgttggtgaaaactgggtatatac from Aspergillus oryzae RIB40 DNA, chromosome 1 encodes the following:
- a CDS encoding DUF1748 domain-containing protein (predicted protein), with translation MTNPLSYIPRALLGPLYPVWTSPVSSSSLDMVTMFGRLTHYAFDAVLFSAFLAGVKRSTGLTPSLDSDKITDNKDFKKWIDSYLGVGEWVMDQSVAVLGSTSYFERRR